Proteins encoded by one window of Methanobacterium sp. Maddingley MBC34:
- a CDS encoding nitroreductase (PFAM: Nitroreductase family), with protein MDVFEAIATRRSIRKYKNNEIEDEKLEKILESARIAPSASNRQEWKFIVVKDQNTRDKLVEASHGQKFVGKAPVTIVACSTESERVMPCGQYAYTVDLSIAVSFMILEATELGLGTCWLGAYDEDKVKEILGIPGGIRVPAMFTLGYADETPAARPRKDLDDIICYEMYE; from the coding sequence ATGGATGTTTTTGAAGCAATTGCTACAAGAAGAAGCATAAGAAAATATAAAAACAATGAAATAGAGGATGAAAAACTCGAAAAAATATTAGAATCTGCCAGGATTGCACCCTCTGCATCCAACAGGCAGGAATGGAAATTTATAGTGGTAAAAGATCAAAATACCCGGGATAAACTTGTTGAAGCTTCCCATGGTCAGAAATTTGTGGGAAAAGCGCCAGTTACCATTGTGGCCTGTTCAACAGAATCTGAAAGGGTTATGCCCTGCGGACAGTATGCTTACACTGTTGATCTATCAATTGCAGTATCCTTCATGATACTGGAGGCCACAGAACTTGGATTGGGAACTTGCTGGTTAGGTGCCTATGATGAAGATAAAGTTAAAGAGATTTTGGGCATTCCGGGTGGAATCAGAGTACCTGCAATGTTCACGTTAGGATATGCTGATGAAACTCCTGCAGCACGGCCGAGAAAGGACTTAGATGATATTATATGTTACGAAATGTATGAATAA
- a CDS encoding hypothetical protein (TIGRFAM: iron-sulfur cluster binding protein, putative), whose product MKLNEPTRLNENLRELALKEGADFYGVADLTPARDFIHDQGGDEVASYPRAISLGIRIMDSIVDQLPHRKERRVAVNYRHHGYDIINKRLDLLASLLSSIIQNEGFRALPIPASERYDDERICAVLSHKLAAHLAGHGWIGKSCLLVTPKAGPRVRWITILTDAPLEVTGKIMDDHCRDCTECADICPVSAFTGTHFKENDAREVRYDARKCEKYLGEGEEWKVCGLCVYVCPHGRNKGIINENREK is encoded by the coding sequence ATGAAATTGAATGAACCCACAAGACTTAATGAGAACCTCAGAGAGTTGGCCCTTAAAGAAGGGGCTGATTTTTATGGAGTGGCGGATCTTACACCAGCAAGGGATTTCATCCATGATCAGGGAGGGGATGAAGTTGCCTCCTACCCTCGAGCTATTTCACTGGGAATTAGAATCATGGATAGTATTGTGGACCAGCTTCCCCATCGAAAGGAAAGGAGAGTGGCAGTAAACTATCGTCACCATGGTTATGATATAATCAACAAACGGTTAGATCTTTTAGCATCCCTTCTAAGCAGCATTATTCAGAATGAAGGTTTTCGTGCACTTCCCATACCTGCTTCAGAGCGATACGATGATGAACGGATCTGTGCAGTCTTATCCCATAAACTGGCAGCACACCTGGCTGGACACGGCTGGATTGGGAAAAGCTGCCTCTTGGTCACTCCAAAAGCAGGGCCACGAGTAAGATGGATAACAATACTCACTGATGCACCCCTGGAAGTCACCGGCAAAATAATGGATGACCACTGCAGGGATTGCACAGAATGTGCGGATATTTGCCCGGTATCTGCATTCACAGGCACTCATTTTAAGGAAAATGATGCCAGGGAGGTGCGTTATGATGCCCGGAAGTGTGAAAAATATTTAGGGGAAGGGGAAGAATGGAAAGTTTGCGGATTATGTGTTTATGTTTGTCCCCATGGTAGAAATAAAGGGATAATAAATGAAAATCGAGAAAAATAA
- a CDS encoding acetyltransferase (PFAM: Acetyltransferase (GNAT) family), with translation MEDITFIETDALDLDLIQPLWEKLNHHHHEQKSNFQEHYEKFTFSGRAEALLKKSLGGDMHIGLVKDKESGILVAYCITTISQDKEGEIDSIYVEKGCRGNGLGDELIKRSLEWMNKKGVNKKTVRVSIGNQEAVAFYERYGFRPRSLTLEQTANQEK, from the coding sequence ATGGAAGATATAACATTTATTGAAACAGATGCTCTTGATCTGGATTTAATCCAACCACTGTGGGAGAAGTTGAATCACCACCACCACGAGCAAAAATCCAATTTCCAAGAGCACTATGAAAAATTCACCTTTTCCGGACGTGCAGAAGCTCTTTTAAAGAAGTCTCTTGGTGGTGATATGCATATTGGCCTGGTGAAAGATAAAGAATCAGGAATTCTGGTGGCTTACTGCATTACCACCATTTCCCAGGATAAAGAAGGGGAAATTGATTCAATCTATGTTGAAAAAGGATGCCGTGGAAATGGCCTTGGTGATGAACTGATTAAACGCTCCCTGGAATGGATGAATAAAAAAGGAGTAAATAAAAAGACAGTCCGTGTGTCAATTGGTAATCAGGAAGCTGTGGCATTTTATGAACGTTACGGATTCCGTCCCCGATCCCTAACCCTTGAACAAACAGCCAATCAGGAAAAGTAA
- a CDS encoding molecular chaperone GrpE (heat shock protein) (PFAM: GrpE), with protein MTDKKDVAQMKDDLKELESEIQKKNDEIKEKEEEITSKDEKIAQYQEQVLRLQADFENFKKRTEKELSDQIHYANEKLILKVLDSYEDLERALKSGESNDLHDGVEMIYQNLKKILEGEGLEEIPAQGEKFDPYQHEALMAEAHDDFKNGEIIAELCKGYKLNSKVIKYSKVKVCKKTDEKTNEK; from the coding sequence ATGACTGATAAAAAAGACGTTGCCCAGATGAAGGATGATCTGAAGGAATTAGAGTCAGAAATCCAGAAAAAAAATGATGAAATAAAGGAGAAGGAAGAGGAAATCACCAGTAAAGATGAGAAAATAGCACAATACCAAGAACAGGTGTTAAGACTTCAAGCAGATTTTGAAAACTTCAAAAAACGAACAGAGAAAGAATTAAGTGATCAAATTCATTATGCCAATGAAAAACTCATTCTTAAAGTACTGGACTCCTATGAAGACTTGGAAAGAGCCCTTAAATCAGGTGAATCCAATGATCTACATGACGGAGTGGAAATGATCTACCAGAACCTGAAAAAGATCCTGGAAGGAGAAGGTCTAGAAGAAATCCCTGCACAGGGAGAAAAATTCGACCCATACCAGCATGAAGCACTCATGGCTGAAGCCCATGACGATTTTAAGAATGGAGAAATCATTGCGGAGCTTTGTAAAGGTTATAAATTAAATTCTAAGGTTATAAAATATTCTAAAGTTAAAGTTTGTAAGAAAACTGATGAAAAAACTAATGAAAAATAA
- a CDS encoding molecular chaperone (PFAM: Hsp70 protein) gives MAKTEKIIGIDLGTSNSAAAVLVGGKPTIIPSAEGATQYGKSFPSYVAFTDDGQRLVGEPARRQAVTNPEKTITSIKRQMGTSYKVDISGKQYTPQEISAFILQKIKKDAEAFLGEEVKKAV, from the coding sequence ATGGCTAAAACAGAAAAAATTATAGGAATTGACCTGGGAACCAGTAACTCTGCAGCTGCAGTGCTGGTTGGTGGTAAACCAACCATCATCCCCAGTGCAGAGGGAGCTACCCAGTACGGTAAATCATTCCCCAGCTACGTGGCTTTCACTGATGATGGTCAGCGCCTGGTGGGAGAACCTGCCAGAAGACAGGCAGTAACCAACCCTGAAAAAACCATCACATCCATAAAAAGGCAAATGGGTACCAGTTACAAGGTTGACATATCAGGAAAACAGTACACTCCACAGGAAATCTCCGCATTCATCCTGCAAAAGATTAAAAAAGATGCAGAAGCATTCCTGGGAGAAGAAGTGAAAAAAGCAGTCAT
- a CDS encoding methylase involved in ubiquinone/menaquinone biosynthesis (PFAM: Methyltransferase domain) — MEEKSLDQLLKEKFNQGASSYDQQRKHVIPCLEDLYRITSDLATVTGSQVEILDLGAGTGLLTSYLHERYPQGYFTLLDLSEEMLEVARARMNNDSLKKDSNFSFIVGDYLKHDFGGTFDIVVSSLSIHHLEHQDKEFLYQKIYQHLKPGGVFINADQVSGPHPANEEEYQRNWMEKIDVGSLSESEKKIILDRMKLDNPARLQDNLEWLQEIGFKDVDVYYKYYNFVVLYGMK; from the coding sequence TTGGAGGAAAAAAGTCTTGACCAGTTACTGAAGGAAAAATTCAATCAAGGTGCTTCTTCTTATGACCAACAACGGAAGCATGTAATTCCCTGCCTGGAAGATCTTTACAGGATAACCTCTGATCTGGCCACAGTAACTGGTTCCCAAGTTGAAATACTGGATCTTGGTGCTGGAACAGGACTTCTTACCAGTTATCTCCATGAACGTTATCCACAGGGTTATTTCACTCTTCTGGATCTGTCTGAGGAAATGCTGGAAGTGGCCCGAGCCAGGATGAACAATGATTCTTTAAAAAAAGATTCTAATTTCAGTTTCATTGTTGGGGATTATTTGAAACATGATTTTGGGGGAACATTTGATATTGTAGTTTCATCACTATCCATACATCACTTAGAACACCAGGATAAGGAGTTCCTGTACCAGAAGATCTACCAGCACCTCAAGCCAGGAGGAGTTTTCATTAATGCCGACCAGGTTTCAGGACCACATCCTGCCAATGAAGAGGAATATCAGAGAAACTGGATGGAAAAGATAGATGTTGGTTCCCTTTCTGAATCTGAAAAAAAGATAATACTGGACCGAATGAAACTGGACAATCCTGCCAGACTCCAGGATAATCTGGAATGGCTTCAAGAAATTGGGTTTAAGGATGTGGATGTTTATTATAAGTACTACAACTTTGTAGTGCTCTATGGCATGAAATAA
- a CDS encoding putative transcriptional regulator (PFAM: Bacterial regulatory protein, arsR family): MDLELLLDVMGCKTRRDILDLLRDEPRFVSQISRELEIGQKAIIEHLRAMEEAGLLSSNFQKIERGRPRKYYDISNDVEFQIFISHGTIRVKSPGHEFQELQILEERARMGEDVSSELENLIQNYDEAKKLAEILLRQVDERKRAVKIRSLNLPVMFGGEESQDEKP, from the coding sequence ATGGATTTAGAGTTATTACTGGATGTCATGGGCTGTAAAACCCGCAGAGACATACTTGACCTTTTACGGGATGAGCCCCGTTTTGTAAGTCAGATATCCCGAGAACTGGAAATTGGCCAGAAAGCCATAATCGAACACCTGCGTGCCATGGAAGAAGCAGGCCTTTTAAGCTCAAATTTCCAGAAAATAGAGCGAGGAAGGCCTAGAAAATATTATGACATATCCAATGATGTGGAATTTCAGATATTCATCAGCCATGGTACTATACGTGTGAAATCACCCGGCCATGAATTTCAGGAACTGCAAATATTAGAAGAAAGAGCCAGGATGGGGGAAGATGTGTCATCTGAACTGGAAAATCTCATCCAGAACTATGATGAGGCCAAAAAACTTGCAGAAATCCTCTTAAGGCAGGTGGATGAAAGAAAAAGGGCGGTAAAAATACGATCTCTGAACCTGCCGGTTATGTTTGGTGGTGAAGAGTCCCAGGATGAAAAACCGTAA
- a CDS encoding NCAIR mutase-like protein (PFAM: AIR carboxylase), with the protein MKKILQELINGKLSVEEAEKMLKTMQIVELEDFAKIDAGRGLRTGFPEAIFAEGKDDQDLIKIIQGCAKHGRVMVTRLEEDRYHNIKDELNFIQNKSLKVEYNQKARILLIKDGEIEKQGKIGVITAGTSDIPVAEEARVVAEEAGCEVLTSYDVGVAGIHRLFPKIRWMLESDVKAIIVVAGMEGALPSVVAGLVDVPVIGVPTSVGYGVGEGGFAALNAMLQSCAPGIAVVNIDNGFGAAVFAAIVVKQTIND; encoded by the coding sequence ATGAAGAAAATACTCCAGGAATTAATCAATGGTAAATTATCAGTGGAAGAAGCTGAAAAAATGCTTAAAACCATGCAAATCGTTGAATTGGAGGATTTTGCAAAGATAGATGCTGGTCGTGGCCTTCGAACCGGTTTTCCAGAGGCTATTTTTGCAGAGGGTAAAGATGATCAGGATTTGATTAAGATCATCCAGGGCTGTGCAAAGCATGGCCGGGTTATGGTAACCCGACTGGAAGAGGATAGATACCATAATATCAAAGATGAACTCAATTTTATTCAAAATAAATCTCTTAAAGTAGAGTACAATCAAAAAGCAAGAATTTTACTCATTAAAGATGGGGAGATAGAAAAGCAGGGGAAAATTGGTGTCATCACTGCGGGCACTTCTGATATTCCCGTTGCAGAAGAAGCACGTGTCGTTGCAGAAGAGGCAGGATGCGAAGTATTAACCTCCTATGATGTGGGTGTTGCCGGAATTCATAGATTATTTCCAAAAATCAGATGGATGCTGGAATCGGATGTTAAGGCCATCATAGTGGTTGCGGGTATGGAAGGAGCACTACCATCAGTGGTTGCAGGGCTTGTTGATGTTCCGGTAATTGGAGTGCCCACATCGGTGGGATACGGTGTGGGAGAAGGAGGTTTCGCAGCACTCAATGCCATGTTACAATCCTGTGCCCCTGGAATAGCAGTAGTAAACATTGATAATGGGTTCGGAGCAGCGGTATTTGCAGCTATTGTGGTGAAACAAACAATCAACGATTGA
- a CDS encoding membrane-associated phospholipid phosphatase (PFAM: PAP2 superfamily), which produces MAVNTPETSQPKLFDFGTKKKLILILCAAILWACALMTYFTSGFDYSLVASFNSLRANYVFADFWYYYTKYMLYVVGFPLLIIYIASFKIDKLKPYRLVLLLTIMISAIGNPIVDPILKNLFARPRPMVAHLDLNSLYYVNGFSFPSGHAFQAFAGTLPLIICFLTNDTTFKRNWKKIILALILLIYAITLAFSRVIVGVHYLSDVLFGIGFAIILMVILGSLLQWLLDKDYLNLQNEKWYALVFVTLTLINTILIR; this is translated from the coding sequence ATGGCTGTTAACACCCCTGAAACTTCCCAACCAAAATTATTTGATTTTGGGACCAAAAAAAAGTTGATTTTGATTTTATGTGCCGCTATTTTATGGGCATGTGCATTAATGACATATTTCACTTCTGGTTTTGATTACTCCCTGGTAGCCAGTTTCAATTCCCTGCGTGCTAACTATGTGTTTGCAGATTTCTGGTATTATTACACCAAATATATGCTTTACGTGGTTGGATTCCCCCTTTTAATCATATACATTGCTTCATTTAAAATTGATAAATTAAAACCATACCGTCTTGTGCTTTTATTAACAATAATGATATCTGCAATTGGAAATCCAATTGTTGACCCTATTTTAAAGAATTTATTTGCTCGTCCACGCCCCATGGTAGCACATCTCGATCTTAACAGTTTATATTATGTCAACGGGTTTTCCTTTCCTTCTGGGCATGCTTTCCAGGCATTTGCAGGCACATTACCCTTGATAATCTGTTTTCTGACCAATGATACGACATTTAAGAGAAACTGGAAAAAAATAATTCTAGCGTTAATTCTTCTGATTTATGCCATAACTCTTGCTTTCAGCAGGGTTATCGTAGGAGTGCATTATCTTTCAGATGTTTTATTTGGAATTGGATTTGCAATTATCTTAATGGTGATTCTGGGCAGTTTATTGCAATGGTTATTAGATAAAGATTATTTAAATCTTCAAAACGAAAAATGGTATGCCCTGGTCTTTGTTACCCTCACCCTGATCAATACAATTTTAATCAGATGA
- a CDS encoding (NiFe) hydrogenase maturation protein HypF (PFAM: HypF finger; yrdC domain; Acylphosphatase~TIGRFAM: [NiFe] hydrogenase maturation protein HypF) gives MKKARILVQGIVQGVGFRPNVYRIAKAQGINGYVRNLGNVVEIVVEGDEKDIIAFSKDLKVKKPPISKIDSVKIEWLSKSTSSEFTAFQILESSSDFSGSSVIPPDVATCDRCMKEVMQTGDRRYLYPFTACTDCGPRFTVINAIPYDRDRTSMEKFPLCPDCLDEYQDPEDRRYHAEATCCPVCGPEVFLYRERRVESDNPIKEAARMLDEGNVLAIKGIGGTHLVASTVDDLPVIKLRKRLGRMNQPFACMSSDIPTICSFAEVADYEEETLLSRNRPIVVLKKNNDYYLSSHVAPDLHNLGVMLPYSALHHLLFTYTDAPAYIMTSANMPGEPMLTQNQEIISKLEGVADYYLLHNREIINRCDDSVVRFRGGDMAFIRRSRGYVPEPYDFSSISTDLNVLALGPEIDVTFSLLKEGKCYVSQHIGDTTKYETFLYLQKAIDHMMRITRTQNIDMVACDLHPQFFTTKLAQELGERFKCPVLKVQHHHAHAAALSMDWGVNEFICIAADGVGYGADGGAWGGEILYFNGSEYERMASLMPQKMPGGDLTTRYPARMMMAMLYPYYNEEEIVDLMKTHYLDYFPHGTKEVDIVASQLQKKFNLTETTSTGRVLDALSACLHISGERTYEGECAMKLESTAYHGEDISDIPVKILHHEDRDVLDTSHLLLSVLKRKLQGEPVKDLACSAQRAVSQGLAELAKKSAYKKGVDIIGGSGGVFYNEAISMTIKEVVEDAGYTFIQHKNSCAGDGSVSMGQAAVAALKCGKKF, from the coding sequence ATGAAAAAGGCACGTATACTTGTCCAGGGGATTGTACAGGGAGTCGGTTTCCGTCCCAATGTTTACAGAATAGCCAAGGCTCAGGGGATTAATGGATACGTGCGAAACCTGGGTAATGTGGTTGAAATAGTGGTTGAAGGTGATGAAAAAGATATTATCGCATTTTCAAAGGATTTAAAGGTTAAAAAACCACCCATATCCAAAATTGATTCTGTAAAAATAGAATGGTTAAGTAAGAGTACTTCTTCAGAGTTTACTGCTTTTCAGATACTGGAAAGTTCCTCTGATTTTTCCGGATCTTCAGTTATACCACCAGATGTCGCCACCTGCGACCGTTGCATGAAAGAAGTTATGCAAACAGGTGATCGGCGTTACCTTTATCCTTTCACTGCCTGCACGGATTGTGGACCTCGTTTCACAGTTATCAATGCCATTCCTTATGATCGGGACCGGACATCCATGGAAAAATTCCCCTTATGTCCGGATTGTTTAGATGAATATCAGGATCCTGAAGACAGGCGCTACCATGCTGAAGCCACTTGCTGTCCAGTATGCGGACCTGAAGTTTTCCTTTACCGTGAAAGGAGAGTTGAATCGGATAATCCAATTAAAGAAGCAGCCCGTATGCTGGATGAAGGTAATGTACTTGCAATTAAGGGTATTGGAGGCACCCATCTGGTGGCCAGTACCGTTGATGATCTTCCAGTTATCAAGCTGCGTAAAAGGTTAGGTAGAATGAACCAGCCCTTTGCCTGTATGTCCTCTGATATTCCTACAATCTGTAGCTTCGCTGAAGTGGCTGATTACGAGGAAGAAACATTATTATCTCGAAACAGACCCATTGTTGTCCTTAAAAAGAATAACGATTATTATTTATCCTCTCATGTTGCACCTGATCTGCATAACCTGGGGGTGATGCTCCCCTATTCTGCCCTGCATCATTTGCTTTTCACCTACACTGATGCGCCGGCTTACATCATGACCTCGGCCAACATGCCGGGTGAACCCATGCTCACCCAGAATCAGGAAATAATCAGTAAGCTGGAGGGTGTGGCTGATTATTACCTCCTGCACAATCGTGAGATTATTAACCGATGTGATGATAGTGTGGTTCGGTTCCGTGGTGGAGACATGGCATTTATCAGACGTTCCAGGGGTTATGTTCCCGAACCATACGATTTTTCCAGTATCAGCACTGATTTGAATGTTCTGGCCCTGGGGCCGGAGATTGATGTGACTTTTTCCCTGCTAAAGGAAGGAAAGTGTTATGTATCCCAGCATATTGGAGATACCACCAAGTACGAGACTTTTCTCTATCTCCAGAAGGCCATTGATCATATGATGAGGATTACCAGGACTCAGAATATTGATATGGTGGCCTGTGACCTGCATCCACAGTTTTTCACCACTAAACTGGCCCAGGAACTGGGTGAAAGGTTCAAATGTCCTGTTTTAAAAGTGCAGCACCATCATGCCCATGCTGCGGCCCTATCAATGGATTGGGGCGTGAATGAGTTCATTTGCATTGCTGCCGATGGTGTGGGTTACGGTGCGGATGGGGGTGCCTGGGGAGGGGAGATACTCTACTTTAACGGATCAGAATATGAAAGGATGGCAAGTTTAATGCCCCAAAAAATGCCAGGGGGAGATTTAACCACCCGTTACCCTGCCCGGATGATGATGGCCATGCTTTATCCATATTACAATGAAGAAGAAATTGTGGATCTTATGAAAACCCACTACCTTGATTACTTCCCCCACGGAACAAAAGAGGTGGATATAGTGGCCAGCCAGCTTCAGAAAAAATTTAACCTAACTGAAACTACCAGTACCGGGAGAGTACTGGACGCCCTTTCTGCCTGTCTTCACATCAGTGGAGAAAGGACTTATGAGGGAGAATGTGCCATGAAACTGGAATCTACCGCTTATCATGGTGAAGATATTTCCGATATACCGGTTAAAATATTACACCATGAGGATAGGGATGTTCTGGATACTTCTCACCTTCTTTTATCAGTTTTAAAAAGGAAACTTCAAGGAGAACCAGTTAAAGACTTGGCATGCTCGGCACAGCGCGCTGTATCCCAGGGTCTGGCTGAACTGGCCAAGAAATCAGCATATAAAAAAGGTGTTGATATCATTGGAGGTTCAGGAGGAGTGTTCTACAATGAAGCTATCAGTATGACCATTAAAGAAGTAGTAGAAGATGCAGGTTACACGTTCATTCAGCATAAAAACAGTTGCGCAGGGGATGGTTCTGTTTCAATGGGACAGGCAGCAGTAGCTGCTTTAAAATGCGGGAAAAAATTTTAA
- a CDS encoding putative transcriptional regulator (PFAM: HxlR-like helix-turn-helix): MPQNGENHEYICSVEAAINEIGGKWKSLVLCSLKDGKLRFSEINNKLPNISQRMLTKTLRELEKDRIINRKVYPEVPPKVEYSLTPKGDSVLPILDSLCEWGKEYCEEEERWEE, from the coding sequence ATGCCTCAGAATGGAGAAAATCATGAATACATATGCTCAGTAGAAGCTGCCATTAATGAAATTGGTGGAAAATGGAAATCATTAGTATTATGCTCATTAAAAGACGGTAAACTTAGATTTAGCGAAATAAATAATAAATTACCTAATATAAGTCAGCGAATGTTGACAAAAACCTTGAGAGAATTGGAAAAAGATAGAATTATCAATAGAAAGGTTTATCCAGAAGTACCTCCCAAGGTTGAATACTCATTAACCCCGAAAGGAGACTCGGTCCTACCAATCCTGGACTCATTATGTGAATGGGGTAAAGAATACTGTGAAGAAGAGGAGAGATGGGAAGAATAA